The following are from one region of the Nicotiana tabacum cultivar K326 chromosome 3, ASM71507v2, whole genome shotgun sequence genome:
- the LOC107761065 gene encoding uncharacterized protein LOC107761065 produces the protein MVHWEQTWHKVKNMRFNAAIDWKSLLPFCFWSLWLTRNNNVFDKKKNFTRIKQTIARATEYYHVVVHHRSKGESNAIHIEWELGSYKLNTDGAACHKTRVGGAGGVFRNNMGDLVLYIRGLPHTISIEAEFYALWQGLKIAIDHNFTPLQICIDSKQVVRMLNERNLHYNSINFEYRSLIEQLGNPALGHNFRELNQVADLLAKEGAARKLSGRTQVLTVPPDICKQGHVGRHPRNCFCT, from the coding sequence ATGGTTCACTGGGAGCAAACATGGCACAAGGTCAAGAACATGCGCTTCAATGCTGCTATCGACTGGAAATCCCTTCTACCTTTCTGCTTTTGGAGCCTATGGCTTACAAGGAACAATAATGTTTTTGACAAGAAGAAGAACTTCACCCGTATTAAACAAACCATTGCTAGAGCTACTGAATATTATCATGTAGTTGTCCATCACAGGAGCAAAGGGGAAAGCAATGCAATACATATTGAATGGGAGCTTGGCTCCTATAAGCTAAACACAGATGGGGCTGCTTGCCACAAAACAAGAGTAGGAGGGGCTGGAGGTGTCTTCAGGAACAACATGGGTGACTTGGTGTTATACATACGGGGCTTACCACATACTATTAGTATAGAGGCTGAATTCTATGCACTTTGGCAGGGCCTCAAAATAGCCATTGACCATAACTTCACACCTCTACAAATTTGCATTGATTCTAAACAAGTTGTAAGGATGTTAAATGAGAGAAACCTCCACTATAACTCTATTAATTTTGAATACAGGTCATTGATAGAGCAACTGGGGAATCCAGCATTAGGACATAATTTCAGAGAGctgaatcaagtggcggacctcCTCGCAAAGGAAGGAGCAGCAAGGAAATTGTCTGGTAGAACACAAGTTTTGACAGTTCCTCCAGATATTTGTAAACAAGGCCATGTGGGCAGACATCCTAGGAACTGTTTTTGTACGTAA
- the LOC107761075 gene encoding small ribosomal subunit protein bS21c-like, whose translation MAVSSIANLFSFFTPSKPPPPKASPLQFSLPAADSLSSSTPINNHKYPLSLSSSNSDVTAVVCPSLANANTLYFRSGYNVQVIVDDNEHEEKLVGRFRREVMRAGVIQECKRRRYFENKHDKLKRKSREAAKRNRKRRGPPRNFSDDKQEASKNKRDDEGEDNWELPDGGLPY comes from the exons ATGGCAGTCTCATCCATAGCCAatctcttctccttcttcacCCCCTCCAAACCCCCACCCCCCAAAGCTTCCCCCCTCCAATTCTCTCTTCCCGCTGCTGATTCCCTCTCTTCTTCAACACCTATCAACAATCACAAATACCCGTTATCACTATCGTCTTCTAATTCTGATGTTACGGCCGTCGTTTGCCCCTCACTTGCAAATGCAAACACCCTTTACTTCAGGTCGGGATACAATGTTCAGGTAATTGTGGATGATAATGAGCACGAAGAGAAGCTTGTCGGACGGTTTCGTAGGGAGGTTATGAGAGCTGGAGTCATACAGGAATGCAAGCGTAGGAGATATTTCGAGAACAAGCACGACAAATTGAAGCGCAAGTCACGTGAGGCTGCTAAACGCAACCGCAAGAG ACGTGGCCCACCAAGAAATTTCTCAGATGATAAGCAAGAGGCATCTAAGAACAAAAGGGATGACGAAGGGGAAGATAACTGGGAACTTCCTGATGGAGGTCTTCCCTATTGA